GCGGATGGTCTGCAGGGTGACGTCGAAATGAGCAGCCAGCCCCTCGACGGTCACGCGCCCGTCGCGGCGGGCGATGATCAGGATGTCTTGCAGTCGTTCGACCTGGGCCATGGCTTTGCTCCGATACGGGTCATCGATTCGCGATCAATCTGCTTGCGCCTTGCCAGTTTCATGCGAAGAAATTTTCGTTTCAAGCAAAATCTGAGGGGGTGCGAAAAGAATGACGGAGACATAACAGAAACAAAACGCTTTGAAATCTTCGAAAAATAAATAACGAACAAGTTGGGGCTATTAGCGAAAAATACCTTGCACGGATCGCACGCATCACCGTACCGTGAGAGCGCAATGATGGTCGCGCTGGGGAGGGCGTATGACACGATCCGCAAGAACCAAGAGCGATCCCGCAGGGGTCGTCGATCTTCTGATCATCGGTGGCGGGATCAACGGCTGCGGCATTGCGCGCGATGCGGCGGGGCGTGGGCTGTCGGTCGTGCTGTGCGAAAAGGGCGATCTGGCGGGCGCGACCTCTTCGGCCTCGACCAAGCTGTTTCATGGCGGGTTGCGCTATCTCGAGTATTTCGAGTTCCGTCTGGTGCGCGAGGCGTTGATGGAGCGTGAAACGCTTCTGCGCGCGATGCCGCACATCTCTTGGCCGATGCGCTTTGTGCTGCCTTATCATAAGGATATGCGCTTTGAGAGCGACACGCCCACGTCCAAGCTGCTGTCGCTCTTCATGCCATGGATGCGCGGGCGGCGTCCGGCATGGTTGATCCGCCTGGGGCTGTTTCTGTATGACACTCTTGGCGGACGCAAGATTTTGGCGGGAACATCAACACTAAGCCTGAACGGCACCGCCGAGGCGGTCCCCCTGCAGGCGCGCTTCGCGAAAGCCTATGAATATTCCGATTGCTGGGTCGAGGATTCCCGGCTGGTCGTCCTGAATGCCCGCGATGCCGAAGCGCGCGGCGCGCAGATCCACACGCGTACCGAGGTCGTCTCCGCGAGTGCGGAAAACGGTATCTGGCAGGTCACGGTCAAAACCGAACACGAAACGAAAACGATCCGCGCAAGGATGCTGGTCAATGCAGCCGGCCCCTGGGTGGGGGATGTGATCCACGGCAAGCTGCGGCTGAACAGCCGCGAGAATGTGCGTCTCGTGCGTGGCAGCCATATCGTGACGCGCAAGCTTTATGGTCATGACAAATGCTATTTCTTTCAGGGCACGGACGGGCGGATCATCTTTGCCATTCCCTATGAACAGGATTTCACCCTGATCGGCACGACCGATGCCGAACATGATGACCCTTCGCGCGCGCCTGTCTGCACGGATGAGGAGCGGGATTATCTGTGCGGTTTCGCCAGTCAGTATTTCGAGCGTCCGGTGACGGCAGAGGATGTTGTCTGGACCTATTCCGGGGTGCGCCCGCTTTATGATGACGGGGCGAGTTCTGCCACGGCAGCGACGCGCGATTATACGCTGAAGGTCGATCGCAGCGCAGGTGCGCCGGTGTTGAACATTTTTGGTGGCAAGATCACCACCTATCGGCGCTTGGCCGAAGCCGCGCTTGACCAGATTGGCGCCGTTCTGCCACTTGCCAAGGGCAAATGGACGGCAGGTGTTGCGCTGCCCGGGGGCGATTTTGCCCATGATGGCGGGCCTGCGCTGGTGGCGGGTTTGCAGCGTGACTATCCGTTCCTGAGCGATTACTGGGCGCGGCGTCTGGTGCGCGCCTATGGCACAGAAGCGCGTTTGATTCTTGGCGATGCAAAGAACGCTGCCGATCTGGGTCAGGACTTTGGCGCAACACTGAGCGCGGCAGAGGTCAACTGGCTGATGACCCATGAATACGCGCGCAGCGCCGAGGATGTGTTGTGGCGGCGCAGCAAGCTGGGCTTGCGCCTGACGGGGGATCAGGTTGCAGTGCTGAATGACTGGATGAACCGGAATGTGGACGAGATCATGCGCGCTGCAGAATAAGCGGCACGAGAGGGAGGAGTAAAACATGTCGCTGGTATTGGAAGGCGTCTCGAAGCTGGTGGAGGGGCAGCATCATATCTACCCCACTGACCTGACGCTGGAGCGCGGCACCATGAACGTGCTGCTTGGGCCGACTTTGTCTGGCAAGACCACCTTGATGCGGATCATGGCGGGGCTGGATGTGCCTGCAACGGGTCGCGTACTGTGGGAAGGTCGCGATGTCACCGGTATGCGGGTGCAGGACCGCAAGGTCGCGATGGTCTATCAACAATTCATCAATTACCCGTCGATGACAGTCTATGACAATATCGCCTCACCGCTGCGCCTGATGGGGGTATCGAAGACCGAGATTGACCGACGTGTAAAGGAAGCCGCCGCGTTGATGCAGCTGACGCCCATGCTGCAGCGCAAGCCACTGGAATTGTCAGGTGGCCAGCAACAGCGCTGCGCGCTGGCGCGTGCGCTGGTCAAGAATGCGGGGCTTGTGCTGCTGGATGAACCGCTGGCCAATCTGGATTACAAGCTGCGCGAGGAATTGCGCGCGGAGATCCCGCGCATCTTCGAGGAGTCCGGCGCGATCTTCGTCTATGCCACGACCGAGCCGGAAGAGGCGCTTTTGCTGGGCGGCAATGTTGCGACCATGTGGCAGGGCGAGATCACGCAATTCGGGCCGACGCCCTCGGTCTACCGCCAGCCCAGAGACGCAACCACGGCGCGGGTGTTTTCAGACCCGCCAATGAATTTCACCCGCATCGTCAAGGCCGGCGACAGGATCAGCTTCGGCGAGGGCCAGACAGCAGTGGCGACGGGTGCAATGGCGGGTTTGCCGGACGGTACGTATAGTGCCGGGTTCCGCCCTGATCATCTGCACTTGTCCGCACAAGGTGGTGACGGGCTGCATTTCAAATGCACCCTGCGCGTGACCGAAATCACCGGTTCGGAAACCTTCGTGCATCTTGATCATACCGGGGATCGTTGGGTGGGGCTCATGCATGGTGTGCATCATCTGGAATTTGGCCAGCCTATCGAGGTCTGGCTGAATACGGCGCATGTCTATGTCTTTGCTGAAAACGGGCATCTGGTTGCCCCGGCCAGCTATGCGATAGCGGCGTGAGGGGGGCATATGGCACAGATCACACTTGATAACCTTGCGCATTCCTATCTGCCCAATCCGAAATCCGAGGATGATTTCGCGCTCAAGCAACTGGATCATGTCTGGGGCGATGGCGAAGCCTATGCGCTTCTGGGCGCGTCGGGCTGTGGCAAATCCACGCTTTTGAACATCATCTCTGGCCTGCTGGTGCCCTCGCGTGGACGTATCCTGTTTGGCGACCGCGATGTGACGCGCGAGGATACGGTCGCGCGCAATATCGCGCAGGTGTTCCAGTTCCCGGTGGTCTACGACACGATGACTGTGGGCGACAATCTGGCCTTTCCGCTGCGCAATCGCGGCATGGACCCGGCCTATATCGCCGCCCGCGTCCAGAAGATCGCGGCCATGATCGGGATGGAAGACAGCCTCAAGCGCAAGGCGCGCGGTCTGACGGCGGATGCGAAACAGAAGATCAGCCTTGGCCGTGGCATGGTGCGCGAGGATGTCAATGCGATCCTGTTCGACGAGCCGCTGACCGTGATTGACCCGCATATGAAATGGGAGCTGCGCACGCAGCTGAAAGCGCTGCACAATGAATTCGGTCACACCATGATCTATGTGACCCATGACCAGACCGAAGCGTTGACCTTTGCTGACAAGGTGGTGGTCATGCATGACGGGCGCGTGGTCCAGCTTGGCACACCGGAAGAGCTGTTTGATACGCCGGAACATACTTTCGTGGGCTATTTCATCGGCTCGCCCGGTATGAATCTGATCGAGGCCGAAGTGTCGGGCAATGTTGCGCATTGCGCGGGTCATGCCGTCCACCTTGGTGGAAATTACAAAGCGCTAAAGGGTCGCGTGCAGATCGGGATTCGGCCGGAATTTGTGACGCTGAGCAGCGGCGACGAGGGGCTGCCCGTCACGATCAAACGCATTGAGGATGTGGGCCGCCATCAGATCCTGCGCGCGGAATTCGCGGGCAAGCCGGTCAATGCGATCCTGCCCGAAGGCATGGCCATTCCTGCCGATGCGAACCGGCTGAAATTCCAGCCCGAGCGGATCAGCGTCTATGCCGATGACTGGCGCGTGACGCCGCTGCACGCTGTTGCCACCCCTGACAGAGAGGCCGTCTGATGGACAAGGTTCAAAATAACAAGGCGTGGTTTCTGGTCCTGCCGGTGCTGGTGCTGGTGGCCTTCTCGGCGGTGATCCCGCTGATGACAGTGGTGAATTATTCCGTGCAGGACACGTTCGGCAATAACGTGTTCTTCTGGGAGGGTCTGGGCTGGTTTCAGGAAGTCCTGACCTCGCCTCAGGTGCATTCGGCCTTTGGGCGGCAGTTGATGTTCTCTGGCATCATTCTGGCCATCCAGGTTCCGCTGGGTATCGCGATTGCGATCTGCATGCCCAAAAAGGGCTTCTGGGCCTCGGTCTGTCTGGTGCTGATGGCGCTGCCGCTGCTGATCCCGTGGAATGTGGTGGGCACGATCTGGCAGATTCTGGGCCGCGCGGATATCGGGCTGCTGGGCTATGTGCTGGATGCGCTGAATATCAATTTCAACTATTCGCGCAACCCGGTTCATGCCTGGATCATCGTGGTGACGATGGATGTCTGGCACTGGACTTCATTGGTGGCGCTGCTGGCCTATGCTGGCCTGCAATCCATCCCGCAGGCCTATTATCAGGCCGCCAAGATCGATCAGGCCAGCCGCTGGAAAGTGTTCCGCTATATCGAGCTGCCCAAGATGCAGGGCGTGCTGCTGATCGCGATCCTGCTGCGCTTCATGGACAGTTTCATGATCTATACCGAGCCTTTCGTCGTCACGGGCGGTGGCCCCGGCACAGCGACCAGCTTCCTGTCCATCGATCTGGTGAAAATGGCACTCGGACAGTTCGACCTTGGACCGGCGGCGGCGTTCTCGATCATGTATTTCCTTGTGATCCTGCTGGTGTCCTGGGTGTTCTACACTGTGATGACCAATCTTGATAAAGCGGAGGGCCGGTAACATGGCGTCCACAACCGACACTTACACGGCCCCCGCACGCAAATTGGCGTTGCCCAAGGTCCAGACCCGGCATGTGGTGATGGTGCTCTATCTCGCCTTCATGCTGATCCCGATCTACTGGCTGCTGAAAATGAGCCTGCAGACCAATCGCGAGATCATGGGCGGATTCACGCTCTGGCCGCAAAACCCGACGCTGGAAAACTACCTGACCATCCTGACAGATCGCAGCTGGTATATCGGCTATATCAATTCGATCACCTATGTGGTGATGAACACGGTCCTGTCGCTGGCCGTCGCGCTGCCTGCCGCCTATGCGTTTTCGCGCTACCGGTTTCTGGGTGACAAGCATCTGTTCTTCTGGTTGCTCACGAACCGGATGGCCCCGCCTGCTGTCTTTGCGCTGCCGTTCTTCCAGCTTTACTCATCCGTGGGGCTGTTTGACACGCATATCGCTGTCGCCTTGGCGCATACGCTGTTCAATGTCCCGCTGGCCGTGTGGATCCTTGAAGGGTTCATGCGCGGCGTGCCCAAGGAAATCGACGAGACCGCCTATATCGACGGCTATTCCTTCCCGAAATTCTTCGTGAAGATCTTCATGCCGCTGATCGCATCGGGCATCGGGGTCGCAGCCTTCTTCTGCTTCATGTTCTCATGGGTGGAACTGCTTCTGTCACGCACACTGACCGCCGTGAACGCGCAGCCCATCACGTCAATCATGACGCGCACAGTGGGGGCGTCGGGTATCGACTGGGGCGTGCTGGCGGCAGCCGGTATCCTGACCATCGTGCCCGGCGCGCTCGTGATCTACTTTGTCCGCAACTACATCGCCAAGGGCTTTGCCCTGGGCCGCGTGTAAGAGAGGAAAGACCATGGACCTGCAATGGATGGCATGGACACAGCCGACCGCGATCTTCTTCATCGTGATTGCCTGTCTGCTCGTGATCTTCACGTTTCTGGGGATCAAATACCCCGAAACTCCACGCCGCGGCATTCTGACGATCGAGACAACGCGCGGGGACCGTTTGTTCATCACGCTACTGGGGGCGGCCTTCATCAATGCGGGCTGGCTGGCATTAAGTGGTCTGCCGCAATGGTGGGCTTTGGGAATTTGCGCGCTTTATGCCGCAGCGGTGTTTCGCTGGGTGTGAGGGCGCGCAAGTGAGCGCGTGCCCGGACTGGAAGGGGTGAGGCCCTGCACAGGCCCGGAAACGCAGGACTGAAAACGACAGGTTCAATCCATGGGAGGATATAACATGAACCACTTACTGAGGACATCAACCGCGCTGGCAATGGCGCTCACAGTGATGGGAAGTCCGGCTTTTGCCGATATGGACGCCGCCCGCGCGTTTCTGGATGAACATATCGGCGATCTGTCCGTCCTGACCCGCGAAGAGCAGGAAGCCGAACTGCAATGGTTCATCGACGCAGCCGCCCCGCATGCAGGCATGAGCATCAATGTGGTGTCGGAAACCATCACCACCCATGAATGGGAAGCCCGCGTTCTGGCTCCGGCCTTCAGCGCGATCACGGGGATCAACGTGACCCATACGCTGATTTCCGAGGGCGATGTGGTCGAACGGCTGCAGACCCAGTTGCAGACCGGCGAAAATGTCTTTGACATGTATATCAACGATGCTGACCTGATCGGCACGCATTGGCGCTACCAGCAGACCCGCAACCTGACTGACTGGATGGAAGGCGAAGGCGCAGCTTTCACCAACCCGATGCTTGATCTCGATGATTTCATGGGCATCTCGATGGGTATGGGCCCGGATGGCAAGCTGTATCAGCTGCCGGTCCAGCAATTCGCGAACCTGTACTGGTTCCGCCACGACTGGTTCACTGATCCTGAAATCATGGCCGAGTTCGAGGCGGAATATGGCTATCCTCTGGGTGTGCCGGTCAATTGGGCCGCATACGAGGACATCGCCGCTTTCTTCACTGGTCGCGAAATCGATGGTGTGAAAGTCTATGGCCACATGGATTATGGCCGCCGCGACCCGTCGCTGGGCTGGCGTCATACGGATGCGTGGCTCTCAATGGCGGGCGCTTCTGACCTGGGCCTGCCCAATGGTGTGCCGGTGGACGAATGGGGCATCCGTGTCGATGAGGATTTCCGCCCGGTCGGCTCGTGCATGAACCGTGGCGGGGCGACCAACAGCCCGGCAGCGGTCTATTCGATCCAGAAATATGTCGACTGGCTGAACGATTACGCACCGGCCGCAGCGGCTGGCATGAACTTCTCCGAAGCTGGCCCCGTTCCCGCGCAGGGCAATATCGCCCAGCAGGTGTTCTGGTACACGGTGTTCACGGCTGACATGGTCGAAGAAGGTCTGGCCGTGGTCAATGAGGACGGCACGCCGAAATGGCGCATGGCCCCCTCGCCGCATGGGGCCTATTGGCAGGAAGGCATGAAGGTCGGCTATCAGGATGCAGGTTCGGTGACGCTTCTGGAATCGACCCCTGTGGACCGCGCGCAGGCAGCCTGGCTTTATGGTCAGTTCATTGCGTCGAAAACTGTCGATCTGGCCAAGTCGCATTACGGTCTGACCTTCGTGCGCGATTCCACCATCAACCATGAAAGCTTCACCGAGCGCGCACCGCGTCTGGGTGGTCTGGTTGAGTTCTACCGCTCGCCCGAGCGTGATCTGTGGACCGATACTGGCTTCAACGTGCCGGATTATCCGCGTCTGGCGCAGCTGTGGTGGCAGAATATCGGGGATGCATCCTCGGGCCTGCGCACTGCTCAGGAAGTGATGGATTCGCTTTGTGAGCAGCAGGAAGCTGTCATGGCCCGTCTGGAGCGCGCTGGCGTTCAGGGCGATGTTGGCCCCAAGCTGAATCCGATCATGGATGATGAATACTGGCTGTCGCAGCCCGGCGCACCCTGGCCTGCGCTGGAAGACGAGCGCGGCACTCCGATCACGATCGCTTATGAGGACCTGATCCGTCGTTGGACTGAGTAACCCTCCCTGTCGGGGCCGCGCGCTGGCGTGGCCCCGGCTGATTTGGGCGAGGCAGCGCTGCGCTGCCTCGCCCCTTTCCCGAAATTGCCGAGTTATCACCAATCCGGTCACGCAAAGGAGGCGTTGATGGGCCATATTCTTGCACTTGATCAGGGCACGACCTCGAGCCGGGGGATTGTCTTTGATGGGGCCATGACGATCCGGGCTGTCGCGCAGGAAGAATTCCCGCAGCACTATCCTGCCTCTGGCTGGGTCGAGCATGACCCCTCGGACCTATGGGCCACGACAGCGGCCACCGCCCGCGCAGCTATCGAAAAGGCGGGCCTGTCCGCGCGCGAGATTGCGGCCATCGGCATCACCAACCAGCGCGAAACCACCCTGGTCTGGGACCGCAAGACCGGCAAGCCCATCCATAACGCAATCGTCTGGCAGGACCGCCGCACTGCCGATTTCTGCGCCAAGCTGCGCGAAGATGGCCATGAGCCGATGATCACTGCCCGCACCGGGCTTCTGGCCGACCCGTATTTCTCGGCGACCAAACTGAAATATATCCTCGACACCGTGGACGGCGCACGCGACCGCGCCAAACGCGGTGAGCTGGCTTTCGGCACGGTCGATACATGGCTGATCTGGAACCTGACCGGAGGTCAGGTGCATGCGACCGACGCCACCAATGCCGCGCGCACCATGCTCTATGACATCCACAAGGGCCGCTGGAGCCAGACCATCTGCGATCTGTTCGACATCCCGCACGAGATGCTGCCCGAAGTGCGCGATTGTGCGGCTGATTTCGGCCATACCCGCGCCGATCTCTTCGGCCATGAGATCCCCATCCTCGGCGTCGCGGGCGATCAGCAGGCCGCGACCATCGGGCAGGCCTGTTTCACCCCCGGCATGATGAAATCGACCTATGGCACGGGCTGTTTTGCCGTGCTGAACACGGGCGAGATGCCTGTTGCCTCAAGCAACAAGCTGCTCACGACCATCGCCTATCAGCTGGACGGCAGACCGACCTATGCGCTGGAGGGGTCGATCTTTATCGCAGGCGCGGTGGTGCAATGGTTGCGCGACGGGCTGAAAGTGATCCGCGCGGCACCTGAAAC
The nucleotide sequence above comes from Roseinatronobacter monicus. Encoded proteins:
- the glpD gene encoding glycerol-3-phosphate dehydrogenase yields the protein MTRSARTKSDPAGVVDLLIIGGGINGCGIARDAAGRGLSVVLCEKGDLAGATSSASTKLFHGGLRYLEYFEFRLVREALMERETLLRAMPHISWPMRFVLPYHKDMRFESDTPTSKLLSLFMPWMRGRRPAWLIRLGLFLYDTLGGRKILAGTSTLSLNGTAEAVPLQARFAKAYEYSDCWVEDSRLVVLNARDAEARGAQIHTRTEVVSASAENGIWQVTVKTEHETKTIRARMLVNAAGPWVGDVIHGKLRLNSRENVRLVRGSHIVTRKLYGHDKCYFFQGTDGRIIFAIPYEQDFTLIGTTDAEHDDPSRAPVCTDEERDYLCGFASQYFERPVTAEDVVWTYSGVRPLYDDGASSATAATRDYTLKVDRSAGAPVLNIFGGKITTYRRLAEAALDQIGAVLPLAKGKWTAGVALPGGDFAHDGGPALVAGLQRDYPFLSDYWARRLVRAYGTEARLILGDAKNAADLGQDFGATLSAAEVNWLMTHEYARSAEDVLWRRSKLGLRLTGDQVAVLNDWMNRNVDEIMRAAE
- a CDS encoding ABC transporter ATP-binding protein → MSLVLEGVSKLVEGQHHIYPTDLTLERGTMNVLLGPTLSGKTTLMRIMAGLDVPATGRVLWEGRDVTGMRVQDRKVAMVYQQFINYPSMTVYDNIASPLRLMGVSKTEIDRRVKEAAALMQLTPMLQRKPLELSGGQQQRCALARALVKNAGLVLLDEPLANLDYKLREELRAEIPRIFEESGAIFVYATTEPEEALLLGGNVATMWQGEITQFGPTPSVYRQPRDATTARVFSDPPMNFTRIVKAGDRISFGEGQTAVATGAMAGLPDGTYSAGFRPDHLHLSAQGGDGLHFKCTLRVTEITGSETFVHLDHTGDRWVGLMHGVHHLEFGQPIEVWLNTAHVYVFAENGHLVAPASYAIAA
- a CDS encoding ABC transporter ATP-binding protein; the encoded protein is MAQITLDNLAHSYLPNPKSEDDFALKQLDHVWGDGEAYALLGASGCGKSTLLNIISGLLVPSRGRILFGDRDVTREDTVARNIAQVFQFPVVYDTMTVGDNLAFPLRNRGMDPAYIAARVQKIAAMIGMEDSLKRKARGLTADAKQKISLGRGMVREDVNAILFDEPLTVIDPHMKWELRTQLKALHNEFGHTMIYVTHDQTEALTFADKVVVMHDGRVVQLGTPEELFDTPEHTFVGYFIGSPGMNLIEAEVSGNVAHCAGHAVHLGGNYKALKGRVQIGIRPEFVTLSSGDEGLPVTIKRIEDVGRHQILRAEFAGKPVNAILPEGMAIPADANRLKFQPERISVYADDWRVTPLHAVATPDREAV
- a CDS encoding carbohydrate ABC transporter permease, which gives rise to MDKVQNNKAWFLVLPVLVLVAFSAVIPLMTVVNYSVQDTFGNNVFFWEGLGWFQEVLTSPQVHSAFGRQLMFSGIILAIQVPLGIAIAICMPKKGFWASVCLVLMALPLLIPWNVVGTIWQILGRADIGLLGYVLDALNINFNYSRNPVHAWIIVVTMDVWHWTSLVALLAYAGLQSIPQAYYQAAKIDQASRWKVFRYIELPKMQGVLLIAILLRFMDSFMIYTEPFVVTGGGPGTATSFLSIDLVKMALGQFDLGPAAAFSIMYFLVILLVSWVFYTVMTNLDKAEGR
- a CDS encoding carbohydrate ABC transporter permease, producing the protein MASTTDTYTAPARKLALPKVQTRHVVMVLYLAFMLIPIYWLLKMSLQTNREIMGGFTLWPQNPTLENYLTILTDRSWYIGYINSITYVVMNTVLSLAVALPAAYAFSRYRFLGDKHLFFWLLTNRMAPPAVFALPFFQLYSSVGLFDTHIAVALAHTLFNVPLAVWILEGFMRGVPKEIDETAYIDGYSFPKFFVKIFMPLIASGIGVAAFFCFMFSWVELLLSRTLTAVNAQPITSIMTRTVGASGIDWGVLAAAGILTIVPGALVIYFVRNYIAKGFALGRV
- a CDS encoding DUF2160 domain-containing protein — protein: MQWMAWTQPTAIFFIVIACLLVIFTFLGIKYPETPRRGILTIETTRGDRLFITLLGAAFINAGWLALSGLPQWWALGICALYAAAVFRWV
- a CDS encoding ABC transporter substrate-binding protein codes for the protein MNHLLRTSTALAMALTVMGSPAFADMDAARAFLDEHIGDLSVLTREEQEAELQWFIDAAAPHAGMSINVVSETITTHEWEARVLAPAFSAITGINVTHTLISEGDVVERLQTQLQTGENVFDMYINDADLIGTHWRYQQTRNLTDWMEGEGAAFTNPMLDLDDFMGISMGMGPDGKLYQLPVQQFANLYWFRHDWFTDPEIMAEFEAEYGYPLGVPVNWAAYEDIAAFFTGREIDGVKVYGHMDYGRRDPSLGWRHTDAWLSMAGASDLGLPNGVPVDEWGIRVDEDFRPVGSCMNRGGATNSPAAVYSIQKYVDWLNDYAPAAAAGMNFSEAGPVPAQGNIAQQVFWYTVFTADMVEEGLAVVNEDGTPKWRMAPSPHGAYWQEGMKVGYQDAGSVTLLESTPVDRAQAAWLYGQFIASKTVDLAKSHYGLTFVRDSTINHESFTERAPRLGGLVEFYRSPERDLWTDTGFNVPDYPRLAQLWWQNIGDASSGLRTAQEVMDSLCEQQEAVMARLERAGVQGDVGPKLNPIMDDEYWLSQPGAPWPALEDERGTPITIAYEDLIRRWTE
- the glpK gene encoding glycerol kinase GlpK, with the translated sequence MGHILALDQGTTSSRGIVFDGAMTIRAVAQEEFPQHYPASGWVEHDPSDLWATTAATARAAIEKAGLSAREIAAIGITNQRETTLVWDRKTGKPIHNAIVWQDRRTADFCAKLREDGHEPMITARTGLLADPYFSATKLKYILDTVDGARDRAKRGELAFGTVDTWLIWNLTGGQVHATDATNAARTMLYDIHKGRWSQTICDLFDIPHEMLPEVRDCAADFGHTRADLFGHEIPILGVAGDQQAATIGQACFTPGMMKSTYGTGCFAVLNTGEMPVASSNKLLTTIAYQLDGRPTYALEGSIFIAGAVVQWLRDGLKVIRAAPETQGLADQADPGQDLILVPAFVGLGAPYWNPEARGAIFGMTRNSGPAEFARAALESVGYQTRDLLEAMQADWAREGAQPSLRVDGGMAANDYAMQFLSDIIGAPVDRPQVLETTALGAAWLAGMRAGVWPGMEDFAKGWAVEKQFTAAMGNDQRDARYARWKRAVSAVLGV